From Symphalangus syndactylus isolate Jambi chromosome 17, NHGRI_mSymSyn1-v2.1_pri, whole genome shotgun sequence, one genomic window encodes:
- the CNN2 gene encoding calponin-2 isoform X4 — MSSTQFNKGPSYGLSAEVKNRLLSKYDPQKEAELRSWIEGLTGLSIGPDFQKGLKDGTILCTLMNKLQPGSVPKINRSMQNWHQLENLSNFIKAMASYGMNAVDLFEANDLFESGNMTQVQVSLLALAGKMGTNKCASQSGMTAYGTRRHLYDPKNHILPPMDHSTISLQMGTNKCASQVGMTAPGTRRHIYDTKLGTDKCDNSSMSLQMGYTQGANQSGQVFGLGRQIYDPKYCPQGTVADGAPSGTGDCPDPGEVPEYPPYYQEGAGY, encoded by the exons ATGAGCTCCACGCAGTTCAACAAGGGCCCCTCGTACGGGCTGTCGGCCGAGGTCAAGAACCGG CTCCTGTCCAAATACGACCCCCAGAAGGAGGCAGAGCTCCGCAGCTGGATCGAGGGACTCACCGGCCTCTCCATTGGCCCCGACTTCCAGAAGGGCCTGAAGGACGGAACTATCTTATGCAC ACTCATGAACAAGCTACAGCCGGGCTCCGTCCCCAAGATCAACCGCTCCATGCAGAACTGGCACCAG CTTGAAAACCTGTCCAACTTCATCAAGGCCATGGCCAGCTACGGCATGAACGCTGTGGACCTGTTTGAGGCCAACGACCTGTTTGAGAGTGGGAACATGACGCAGGTGCAGGTGTCTCTTCTCGCCCTGGCGGGGAag ATGGGCACCAACAAATGCGCCAGCCAGTCGGGCATGACCGCGTACGGCACGAGAAGGCATCTCTATGACCCCAAGAACCATATCCTGCCGCCCATGGACCACTCGACCATCAGCCTCCAGATGGGCACGAACAAGTGTGCCAGCCAG gTGGGCATGACGGCTCCCGGGACGCGGCGGCACATCTATGACACCAAGCTGGGAACCGACAAGTGTGACAACtcctccatgtccctgcagatgGGCTACACGCAGGGCGCCAACCAGAGCGGCCAGGTCTTCGGCCTGGGCCGGCAGATATATGACCCCAAGTACTGCCCGCAAGGCACAGTGGCCGACGGGGCTCCCTCGGGCACTGGCGACTGCCCAGACCCGGGGGAGGTCCCTGAATATCCCCCTTACTACCAGGAGGGGGCTGGCTACTGA
- the CNN2 gene encoding calponin-2 isoform X2, whose protein sequence is MSSTQFNKGPSYGLSAEVKNRLLSKYDPQKEAELRSWIEGLTGLSIGPDFQKGLKDGTILCTLMNKLQPGSVPKINRSMQNWHQLENLSNFIKAMASYGMNAVDLFEANDLFESGNMTQVQVSLLALAGKAKTKGLQSGVDIGVKYSEKQERNFDDATMKAGQCVIGLQMGTNKCASQSGMTAYGTRRHLYDPKNHILPPMDHSTISLQMGTNKCASQVGMTAPGTRRHIYDTKLGTDKCDNSSMSLQMGYTQGANQSGQVFGLGRQIYDPKYCPQGTVADGAPSGTGDCPDPGEVPEYPPYYQEGAGY, encoded by the exons ATGAGCTCCACGCAGTTCAACAAGGGCCCCTCGTACGGGCTGTCGGCCGAGGTCAAGAACCGG CTCCTGTCCAAATACGACCCCCAGAAGGAGGCAGAGCTCCGCAGCTGGATCGAGGGACTCACCGGCCTCTCCATTGGCCCCGACTTCCAGAAGGGCCTGAAGGACGGAACTATCTTATGCAC ACTCATGAACAAGCTACAGCCGGGCTCCGTCCCCAAGATCAACCGCTCCATGCAGAACTGGCACCAG CTTGAAAACCTGTCCAACTTCATCAAGGCCATGGCCAGCTACGGCATGAACGCTGTGGACCTGTTTGAGGCCAACGACCTGTTTGAGAGTGGGAACATGACGCAGGTGCAGGTGTCTCTTCTCGCCCTGGCGGGGAag GCCAAGACTAAGGGGCTGCAGAGCGGGGTGGACATCGGCGTCAAGTACTCGGAGAAGCAGGAGCGGAATTTCGACGACGCCACCATGAAGGCCGGCCAGTGTGTCATCGGGCTGCAG ATGGGCACCAACAAATGCGCCAGCCAGTCGGGCATGACCGCGTACGGCACGAGAAGGCATCTCTATGACCCCAAGAACCATATCCTGCCGCCCATGGACCACTCGACCATCAGCCTCCAGATGGGCACGAACAAGTGTGCCAGCCAG gTGGGCATGACGGCTCCCGGGACGCGGCGGCACATCTATGACACCAAGCTGGGAACCGACAAGTGTGACAACtcctccatgtccctgcagatgGGCTACACGCAGGGCGCCAACCAGAGCGGCCAGGTCTTCGGCCTGGGCCGGCAGATATATGACCCCAAGTACTGCCCGCAAGGCACAGTGGCCGACGGGGCTCCCTCGGGCACTGGCGACTGCCCAGACCCGGGGGAGGTCCCTGAATATCCCCCTTACTACCAGGAGGGGGCTGGCTACTGA
- the CNN2 gene encoding calponin-2 isoform X3, with the protein MSSTQFNKGPSYGLSAEVKNRLLSKYDPQKEAELRSWIEGLTGLSIGPDFQKGLKDGTILCTLMNKLQPGSVPKINRSMQNWHQLENLSNFIKAMASYGMNAVDLFEANDLFESGNMTQAKTKGLQSGVDIGVKYSEKQERNFDDATMKAGQCVIGLQMGTNKCASQSGMTAYGTRRHLYDPKNHILPPMDHSTISLQMGTNKCASQVGMTAPGTRRHIYDTKLGTDKCDNSSMSLQMGYTQGANQSGQVFGLGRQIYDPKYCPQGTVADGAPSGTGDCPDPGEVPEYPPYYQEGAGY; encoded by the exons ATGAGCTCCACGCAGTTCAACAAGGGCCCCTCGTACGGGCTGTCGGCCGAGGTCAAGAACCGG CTCCTGTCCAAATACGACCCCCAGAAGGAGGCAGAGCTCCGCAGCTGGATCGAGGGACTCACCGGCCTCTCCATTGGCCCCGACTTCCAGAAGGGCCTGAAGGACGGAACTATCTTATGCAC ACTCATGAACAAGCTACAGCCGGGCTCCGTCCCCAAGATCAACCGCTCCATGCAGAACTGGCACCAG CTTGAAAACCTGTCCAACTTCATCAAGGCCATGGCCAGCTACGGCATGAACGCTGTGGACCTGTTTGAGGCCAACGACCTGTTTGAGAGTGGGAACATGACGCAG GCCAAGACTAAGGGGCTGCAGAGCGGGGTGGACATCGGCGTCAAGTACTCGGAGAAGCAGGAGCGGAATTTCGACGACGCCACCATGAAGGCCGGCCAGTGTGTCATCGGGCTGCAG ATGGGCACCAACAAATGCGCCAGCCAGTCGGGCATGACCGCGTACGGCACGAGAAGGCATCTCTATGACCCCAAGAACCATATCCTGCCGCCCATGGACCACTCGACCATCAGCCTCCAGATGGGCACGAACAAGTGTGCCAGCCAG gTGGGCATGACGGCTCCCGGGACGCGGCGGCACATCTATGACACCAAGCTGGGAACCGACAAGTGTGACAACtcctccatgtccctgcagatgGGCTACACGCAGGGCGCCAACCAGAGCGGCCAGGTCTTCGGCCTGGGCCGGCAGATATATGACCCCAAGTACTGCCCGCAAGGCACAGTGGCCGACGGGGCTCCCTCGGGCACTGGCGACTGCCCAGACCCGGGGGAGGTCCCTGAATATCCCCCTTACTACCAGGAGGGGGCTGGCTACTGA
- the CNN2 gene encoding calponin-2 isoform X5, with amino-acid sequence MSSTQFNKGPSYGLSAEVKNRLLSKYDPQKEAELRSWIEGLTGLSIGPDFQKGLKDGTILCTLMNKLQPGSVPKINRSMQNWHQAKTKGLQSGVDIGVKYSEKQERNFDDATMKAGQCVIGLQMGTNKCASQSGMTAYGTRRHLYDPKNHILPPMDHSTISLQMGTNKCASQVGMTAPGTRRHIYDTKLGTDKCDNSSMSLQMGYTQGANQSGQVFGLGRQIYDPKYCPQGTVADGAPSGTGDCPDPGEVPEYPPYYQEGAGY; translated from the exons ATGAGCTCCACGCAGTTCAACAAGGGCCCCTCGTACGGGCTGTCGGCCGAGGTCAAGAACCGG CTCCTGTCCAAATACGACCCCCAGAAGGAGGCAGAGCTCCGCAGCTGGATCGAGGGACTCACCGGCCTCTCCATTGGCCCCGACTTCCAGAAGGGCCTGAAGGACGGAACTATCTTATGCAC ACTCATGAACAAGCTACAGCCGGGCTCCGTCCCCAAGATCAACCGCTCCATGCAGAACTGGCACCAG GCCAAGACTAAGGGGCTGCAGAGCGGGGTGGACATCGGCGTCAAGTACTCGGAGAAGCAGGAGCGGAATTTCGACGACGCCACCATGAAGGCCGGCCAGTGTGTCATCGGGCTGCAG ATGGGCACCAACAAATGCGCCAGCCAGTCGGGCATGACCGCGTACGGCACGAGAAGGCATCTCTATGACCCCAAGAACCATATCCTGCCGCCCATGGACCACTCGACCATCAGCCTCCAGATGGGCACGAACAAGTGTGCCAGCCAG gTGGGCATGACGGCTCCCGGGACGCGGCGGCACATCTATGACACCAAGCTGGGAACCGACAAGTGTGACAACtcctccatgtccctgcagatgGGCTACACGCAGGGCGCCAACCAGAGCGGCCAGGTCTTCGGCCTGGGCCGGCAGATATATGACCCCAAGTACTGCCCGCAAGGCACAGTGGCCGACGGGGCTCCCTCGGGCACTGGCGACTGCCCAGACCCGGGGGAGGTCCCTGAATATCCCCCTTACTACCAGGAGGGGGCTGGCTACTGA
- the CNN2 gene encoding calponin-2 isoform X1, giving the protein MSSTQFNKGPSYGLSAEVKNRLLSKYDPQKEAELRSWIEGLTGLSIGPDFQKGLKDGTILCTLMNKLQPGSVPKINRSMQNWHQLENLSNFIKAMASYGMNAVDLFEANDLFESGNMTQVQVSLLALAGKGLDLGSLAALSWYSRPLSLTQAKTKGLQSGVDIGVKYSEKQERNFDDATMKAGQCVIGLQMGTNKCASQSGMTAYGTRRHLYDPKNHILPPMDHSTISLQMGTNKCASQVGMTAPGTRRHIYDTKLGTDKCDNSSMSLQMGYTQGANQSGQVFGLGRQIYDPKYCPQGTVADGAPSGTGDCPDPGEVPEYPPYYQEGAGY; this is encoded by the exons ATGAGCTCCACGCAGTTCAACAAGGGCCCCTCGTACGGGCTGTCGGCCGAGGTCAAGAACCGG CTCCTGTCCAAATACGACCCCCAGAAGGAGGCAGAGCTCCGCAGCTGGATCGAGGGACTCACCGGCCTCTCCATTGGCCCCGACTTCCAGAAGGGCCTGAAGGACGGAACTATCTTATGCAC ACTCATGAACAAGCTACAGCCGGGCTCCGTCCCCAAGATCAACCGCTCCATGCAGAACTGGCACCAG CTTGAAAACCTGTCCAACTTCATCAAGGCCATGGCCAGCTACGGCATGAACGCTGTGGACCTGTTTGAGGCCAACGACCTGTTTGAGAGTGGGAACATGACGCAGGTGCAGGTGTCTCTTCTCGCCCTGGCGGGGAa AGGCCTGGATCTAGGGTCCCTGGCTGCCCTCTCCTGGTACTCCCGGCCCCTTTCCCTCACCCAGGCCAAGACTAAGGGGCTGCAGAGCGGGGTGGACATCGGCGTCAAGTACTCGGAGAAGCAGGAGCGGAATTTCGACGACGCCACCATGAAGGCCGGCCAGTGTGTCATCGGGCTGCAG ATGGGCACCAACAAATGCGCCAGCCAGTCGGGCATGACCGCGTACGGCACGAGAAGGCATCTCTATGACCCCAAGAACCATATCCTGCCGCCCATGGACCACTCGACCATCAGCCTCCAGATGGGCACGAACAAGTGTGCCAGCCAG gTGGGCATGACGGCTCCCGGGACGCGGCGGCACATCTATGACACCAAGCTGGGAACCGACAAGTGTGACAACtcctccatgtccctgcagatgGGCTACACGCAGGGCGCCAACCAGAGCGGCCAGGTCTTCGGCCTGGGCCGGCAGATATATGACCCCAAGTACTGCCCGCAAGGCACAGTGGCCGACGGGGCTCCCTCGGGCACTGGCGACTGCCCAGACCCGGGGGAGGTCCCTGAATATCCCCCTTACTACCAGGAGGGGGCTGGCTACTGA